A part of Oikeobacillus pervagus genomic DNA contains:
- a CDS encoding IS4 family transposase, with protein MIDQNSQYNQLPKELDSVFSELEMNKHLRKAGIKKSFGFSCSYLFQLVFCLIFQHKNWFSLLESKKADKFPAKDAVYRFLNHSTFNWRRFLLLLSSFTIQKVTRLTNKNRPKVLIVDDSAYDRNRSKKVELLARCFDHASLKMRFYKGFRMLTLGWSDGYTFMPIDFSLLSSKKAQINGISEQIDKRTCGYKRRKNALQSAPEQIPDMIKRALANGIDASYVLMDTWFTLPPLVKAVVEQGLDVIGMVKETKQRYNVNGKKVSLKQLYRLADPVQSRKGILRSIHTMMANGTSVKVVFIQNRNKKSEWLAILSTDCTLSEQEIIRIYGMRWDIEVFFKTTKSLLKLQKEFQSRSYDGVISHTTIVFARFIVLSWQNRCNTDQRTIGGLFYELCDEVNELDWAVALQQLIELLQDALKKTNKKIKNLIQSQLKQWISGLP; from the coding sequence ATGATAGACCAAAATAGCCAATACAATCAACTACCCAAAGAACTTGATTCTGTTTTTTCCGAACTTGAAATGAATAAACATTTGCGCAAAGCAGGGATTAAAAAATCCTTTGGTTTTAGCTGTTCTTACTTATTTCAACTTGTTTTCTGTTTGATTTTTCAACACAAAAATTGGTTTTCCCTTCTTGAGTCAAAGAAAGCAGATAAATTTCCAGCCAAGGATGCCGTTTATCGCTTTTTAAATCACTCAACATTTAATTGGCGCCGTTTCTTGCTGCTTTTAAGTTCTTTTACGATTCAAAAAGTAACTCGTCTGACCAATAAGAATCGTCCAAAAGTATTGATTGTGGATGATTCGGCCTATGATAGAAATCGTAGTAAAAAGGTTGAATTACTAGCACGCTGCTTTGATCACGCATCCCTTAAAATGCGTTTCTACAAAGGCTTTCGTATGTTGACTTTAGGCTGGTCTGATGGTTACACATTTATGCCCATCGACTTTTCTTTACTTAGCTCAAAGAAAGCTCAAATCAATGGAATCTCTGAACAAATTGACAAGCGCACTTGTGGCTACAAACGCCGTAAAAATGCTTTACAATCAGCGCCAGAGCAGATTCCTGATATGATCAAACGTGCGCTAGCGAATGGCATAGACGCAAGTTATGTCCTAATGGATACTTGGTTTACATTGCCACCACTTGTTAAAGCAGTTGTAGAACAGGGATTAGACGTAATTGGCATGGTCAAAGAAACAAAACAACGTTATAACGTAAACGGGAAAAAGGTTTCTTTAAAGCAACTTTATCGCTTAGCCGATCCCGTTCAATCTAGGAAAGGAATTCTTCGTTCCATCCATACGATGATGGCGAATGGGACATCCGTTAAAGTTGTATTCATTCAAAACAGAAACAAGAAAAGCGAATGGCTTGCCATCCTGAGTACCGATTGCACCCTTTCAGAGCAGGAAATCATCCGAATTTATGGGATGCGTTGGGATATTGAGGTTTTCTTTAAGACAACCAAATCTCTCTTAAAACTTCAAAAAGAATTCCAAAGTCGCTCATATGATGGGGTGATTAGTCATACCACTATTGTCTTTGCACGTTTTATTGTGCTTTCGTGGCAAAATCGCTGTAACACCGACCAACGCACCATTGGCGGACTATTTTACGAATTATGTGATGAAGTAAATGAACTTGATTGGGCTGTCGCATTACAGCAGTTAATCGAGCTTCTTCAAGATGCGTTAAAAAAGACGAATAAGAAAATCAAAAATTTAATTCAAAGTCAACTTAAGCAGTGGATCTCTGGCCTTCCTAG